From Onychostoma macrolepis isolate SWU-2019 chromosome 05, ASM1243209v1, whole genome shotgun sequence, one genomic window encodes:
- the si:dkey-251i10.3 gene encoding U3 small nucleolar RNA-associated protein 14 homolog A, giving the protein MVKPSSLQKTLSKGAKLTSAMAVESGEEDDLSINEQAISASEDEEGSDDERKHKKLLEAISSMGGRKRKKQNERSEASVQVSEFFVNAEGTGEKINLSDLLGTVEKTSGASNKTKKQLRNLQNSKGTLALPLNKQETEKIQRGIAYEKTTKEVSCWQNIIVQNRKAEQIVFPLNQESSGPKRVEQVVAGWKAQTPLEQEIFRLLRINSQPVNDPVLTAVEEASLKAMSLEEAKIRRSELQKTRALQSYYEAKAKREKNIKSKKYRRIQKKAKHKEFLKQFEEMVKTNPEGALEELKKMELSRMQERMSLKHQNSGKWAKSKAIMAKYDDSARKAMQEQLQMNKDLTQKIVVLSDDEHESNEEGLETVPDFVNNPEPVIDPVNPWMRGQLTHEEPEVSCVTTEEPQTAEQENEEEELIGEFERKRNLRQADEEDLIPTEEQKPESEVVEDDVVEVSDKEEEEEDEEEEDVSEFNTLFRLMRSEKTLEGPNQKSQGLNTPEREGEEGLLNEGPIRVRNIEDLEVLPEDVDPQPIAAPSLPQTAVGEATSEPPNKKRREIDLKEVLTKDARVVKVPFLPKVVEEEDHDEQISIIKEAFAGDDVISDFIKDKRKQEAAGKPKVVDLTLPGWGEWGGVGLKPSRWKRKRFRIKMAPSPPRQDRKLPDTIISENRSTSIASHQVSQLPFPFQNTAQFESCIRTPIGQTWNTQGVVKKMTKPKVITNLGAIIEPMVKEDFIKNKTTTSAGKGPAIMLGENKRANKGRKWSSAKHRGRRGSQKRKKQQTSVTA; this is encoded by the exons ATGGTCAAGCCAAGctctcttcagaaaacattAAG CAAAGGTGCAAAGCTAACCTCAGCTATGGCTGTTGAAAGTGGTGAAGAAGATGACCTTTCCATTAATGAACAAGCCATCAGTGCCAGTGAAGATGAG gagggCAGTGATGATGAGAGAAAACATAAGAAGCTACTGGAAGCCATCAGTTCTATGGGTGGGAGAAAGAG GAAAAAGCAGAATGAGCGCTCTGAAGCAAGTGTGCAGGTCTCCGAGTTCTTTGTCAATGCAGAGG gtACAGGAGAGAAAATCAACCTTTCTGACCTCCTGGGAACTGTGGAGAAGACCTCGGGAGCTTCCAACAAGACCAAGAAACAGCTGAGGAACCTGCAAAACAGTAAAGGGACTTTGGCATTACCGCTCAACAAACAGGAAACAGAGAAG ATTCAGAGAGGCATAGCGTATGAGAAGACCACTAAAGAGGTGTCTTGCTGGCAGAACATCATAGTGCAGAACCGGAAGGCCGAACAAATAGTGTTTCCTTTGAACCAGGAGTCCTCAGGACCTAAACGGGTGGAGCAGGTTGTGGCTGGATGGAAG GCTCAAACTCCTCTTGAACAAGAGATTTTCAGACTCTTGCGCATCAACAGCCAGCCAGTCAATGACCCTGTTTTGACTGCTGTAGAGGAGGCGTCACTTAAAGCCATGAGCTTGGAGGAG GCTAAGATTCGCCGTTCTGAGCTTCAAAAGACAAGAGCTCTTCAATCATACTATGAGGCAAAAGCCAAAAGAGAAAAGAATATCAAGAGTAAAAA gtaCCGCAGGATTCAGAAGAAAGCCAAGCATAAAGAGTTTCTGAAGCAGTTTGAGGAAATGGTAAAGACGAATCCTGAAGGAGCTCTGGAAGAGCTAAAAAAGATGGAACTGTCCAGGATGCAG GAGAGAATGTCTCTGAAGCATCAGAACAGTGGCAAGTGGGCAAAATCAAAAGCCATAATGGCAAAATATGATGATTCG GCACGCAAAGCAATGCAGGAGCAGTTGCAGATGAATAAAGATCTTACCCAGAAGATTGTGGTGCTTTCTGATGACGAACATGAAAGTAACGAGGAAGGACTGGAGACGGTACCTGATTTTGTGAACAACCCTGAGCCAGTCATTGACCCTGTCAATCCCTGGATGAGAGGCCAACTTACACATGAAGAACCTGAGGTTAGCTGTGTCACAACTGAGGAGCCTCAAACAGCAGAACAGGAGAATGAGGAAGAGGAACTAATTGGAGAATTTGAGAGGAAGAGGAATCTGAGGCAAGCTGATGAAGAGGACTTGATTCCTACAGAAGAACAGA AACCTGAAAGCGAGGTAGTTGAAGATGATGTGGTTGAGGTATCTGacaaagaggaggaggaggaggacgaAGAAGAGGAGGACGTTTCTGAGTTTAACACCCTTTTCAGGCTTATGAGGAGTGAGAAGACACTTGAGGGTCCAAATCAGAAGTCGCAAGGGTTGAACACACCCGAGCGAGAAGGTGAAGAGGGACTTTTGAATGAAGGACCGATTCGAGTCAGGAATATTGAGGACCTGGAGGTTTTGCCTGAGGATGTCGACCCCCAACCCATTGCGGCGCCGTCACTGCCACAGACGGCTGTTGGGGAAGCCACTTCTGAGCCTCCTAACAAAAAGAGGAGGGAAATCGACCTCAAAGAAGTACTCACCAAAGATGCCAGAGTCGTCAAAGTTCCCTTTTTGCCAAAAGTGGTTGAAGAGGAA GATCATGATGAACAGATCTCCATCATCAAGGAGGCCTTTGCTGGGGATGATGTAATTTCTGATTTTATAAAGGACAAAAGGAAACAGGAAGCTGCTGGGAAGCCTAAAGTGGTGGACCTGACActgccaggctggggagaatGGGGAGGTGTTGGTCTCAAGCCATCCCGCTGGAAACGCAAAAG ATTTAGGATAAAAATGGCTCCATCACCTCCACGGCAAGACCGGAAACTGCCTGATACCATCATATCAGAGAACAGAAGTACATCAATCGCTTCCCATCAG GTTAGTCAACTACCATTCCCGTTTCAAAATACTGCACAGTTTGAGTCTTGCATCCGTACACCTATTGGGCAGACGTGGAACACACAAGGTGTTGTGAAGAAGATGACAAAACCCAAAGTTATCACTAATTTGGGTGCGATCATTGAGCCTATGGTCAAGGAGGACTTCATAAAGAATAAGACCACAACATCAGCTGGTAAAGGACCAGCAATCATGTTGGGAGAAAACAAAAGGGCAAATAAGGGCAGGAAATGGTCATCAGCAAAGCATAGAGGAAGAAGAGGATCACAGAAGAGGAAAAAGCAACAGACTTCAGTAACTGCATAA